In the genome of Afifella aestuarii, one region contains:
- the rpmG gene encoding 50S ribosomal protein L33 produces MAKAATIKIRLVSEEGTGTFYVTKKNARTMTEKMTKRKYDPKLKKHVLFKEAKIK; encoded by the coding sequence ATGGCCAAGGCCGCGACCATTAAGATTCGTCTGGTGAGCGAGGAAGGTACAGGCACCTTCTACGTCACCAAGAAGAATGCGCGCACGATGACCGAGAAGATGACGAAGCGGAAATATGATCCGAAGCTCAAGAAGCACGTCCTCTTCAAGGAAGCGAAGATCAAGTAG
- a CDS encoding MFS transporter, which yields MSLSTALGGRLAALGLTRGAIAAISTMIAVGTAISLLSPLVALTLSGRGVSERTIGFLVATLALSALFSTPYAPGIAHRFGTARTISYLLPAAACLIPFAWYVTALPVLFVLLFVYGMCVSICFALSEFWINAVTPHHRRGIVMGIYATCLSIGFAFGPVLISITGLSSPLPFFLGSALFLIAVIPTWMARDVSPDFSEKPSGSFFSFIFAVPIATFGVLVFAMAESSGFAFLPLWGQHLGYAPAIFPLLASAMTLGNVVFQIPLGLVADKIDKRLILLVCGLVGCLGMVIASAATANWLVLAAVLFLWGGASAGLYTVGLAHLAARFSGGDLASANSAFVFCYALGMLIGPVMVGDAMNRMPTTGFPIAIGAAFGAYCIIAAARLVRSRAETP from the coding sequence GTGAGCTTGAGCACCGCGCTCGGTGGACGCCTCGCTGCACTGGGGCTGACCAGGGGCGCGATCGCGGCAATTTCCACCATGATCGCCGTCGGCACGGCAATCAGCCTGTTGTCTCCTCTCGTTGCCTTGACCTTGTCCGGCCGCGGCGTGTCGGAGCGCACGATCGGCTTTCTTGTGGCGACCCTTGCGCTTTCGGCTCTGTTTTCGACGCCATATGCCCCAGGGATTGCGCATCGCTTCGGAACCGCGAGAACCATCTCGTATCTTCTCCCGGCAGCGGCGTGCCTCATTCCCTTCGCATGGTACGTGACGGCTTTGCCCGTCCTGTTCGTGCTCTTGTTCGTCTACGGCATGTGCGTGTCGATCTGCTTTGCGCTGTCGGAATTCTGGATCAACGCCGTGACACCGCATCATCGACGCGGCATCGTCATGGGCATCTACGCCACTTGCCTGTCGATTGGATTCGCCTTCGGGCCGGTCCTGATCTCGATCACGGGGCTCTCCAGCCCCCTTCCCTTCTTCCTGGGCTCGGCCCTATTCTTGATTGCCGTCATACCGACATGGATGGCGCGCGACGTTTCTCCCGATTTCTCCGAGAAACCCTCAGGTTCTTTCTTCTCCTTTATCTTCGCGGTGCCGATCGCAACGTTCGGCGTGCTGGTCTTCGCCATGGCCGAATCGTCCGGCTTCGCCTTCCTCCCACTCTGGGGTCAGCATCTCGGATATGCGCCAGCTATTTTTCCGCTGCTCGCCTCGGCGATGACGCTCGGCAATGTCGTCTTCCAGATCCCACTCGGCCTCGTCGCCGACAAGATCGACAAGCGCCTGATCCTGCTCGTCTGCGGACTGGTCGGCTGCCTCGGCATGGTGATCGCGAGTGCGGCGACAGCGAACTGGCTTGTGCTTGCCGCCGTCCTGTTTCTTTGGGGCGGCGCATCGGCGGGTCTCTACACGGTCGGGCTGGCGCATCTTGCAGCGCGATTCTCAGGCGGTGATCTCGCCTCTGCCAATTCCGCGTTCGTCTTTTGCTATGCTCTCGGGATGCTGATCGGCCCGGTCATGGTGGGCGACGCGATGAATCGCATGCCCACGACCGGCTTCCCGATCGCGATCGGGGCCGCCTTCGGCGCCTATTGCATCATCGCCGCAGCACGCCTGGTACGTTCGCGCGCCGAGACGCCTTGA
- a CDS encoding NUDIX hydrolase encodes MSAPQELKEPQQASASEKLPRLRPKPAATLIILSGERGKWRVLMGKRSEHHAFMPGKYVFPGGRVERSDYSAAMASDLDPVVAAKLKAGRAGCATHRQARALALAAIRETFEETGYLVGEKAEPAADAARPSNPAWRAFTNAGALPSLSPMRLIARAITPPGRTRRFDARFFAVFEDSIVGRQESLDKELLEPRWLTFEEAYETGLANITRRVLTDLAARLDEDPDLQPGAGVPFHFMHYGRRQSEIL; translated from the coding sequence ATGAGCGCGCCGCAAGAGCTGAAGGAGCCGCAACAGGCGTCGGCCTCGGAAAAACTGCCTCGGCTGCGCCCGAAACCCGCCGCCACCTTGATCATTCTGAGCGGCGAGCGGGGCAAATGGCGCGTCCTCATGGGCAAGCGCTCCGAGCACCACGCCTTCATGCCCGGCAAGTACGTCTTTCCCGGAGGGCGCGTCGAGCGTAGCGATTATTCCGCAGCGATGGCGAGCGATCTCGACCCGGTGGTGGCGGCCAAACTGAAAGCGGGGCGAGCCGGATGCGCGACACACCGCCAGGCGCGCGCACTCGCGCTTGCTGCGATCCGGGAGACCTTCGAAGAAACCGGATATCTGGTGGGCGAGAAAGCCGAGCCCGCAGCCGATGCGGCGAGGCCATCCAATCCGGCTTGGCGGGCCTTTACGAATGCCGGTGCCCTTCCCTCACTTTCTCCAATGCGTCTTATCGCCCGGGCCATCACGCCGCCGGGTCGGACACGGCGCTTCGACGCACGGTTTTTTGCGGTGTTCGAAGATTCGATCGTCGGCCGTCAGGAGAGCCTCGACAAAGAGCTGTTGGAACCGCGCTGGCTGACATTCGAAGAGGCCTACGAAACCGGACTGGCAAATATCACCCGGCGCGTCCTGACCGATCTTGCAGCGCGTCTGGACGAGGATCCCGACCTGCAGCCGGGAGCTGGCGTTCCCTTCCATTTTATGCATTACGGTCGCAGACAGAGCGAGATTCTCTAG
- a CDS encoding DUF983 domain-containing protein, whose protein sequence is MKRPRPVIGSILRGLAGRCPQCGKGSLFRGFLTVPDACSVCGEELYHHRADDAPPYFIILIVGHVIVAMALAVELMFQPPIWVHMALWVPLATLLSLALLRPVKGGVIGLQWALRMHGFDPENADAADKNVDTAWQ, encoded by the coding sequence ATGAAGCGACCACGCCCAGTGATCGGCTCCATTCTCCGGGGGCTCGCCGGCCGGTGTCCGCAATGTGGAAAAGGTTCCCTCTTCCGTGGCTTCCTGACGGTGCCCGACGCCTGCTCGGTCTGCGGCGAAGAGCTGTATCACCATCGCGCCGACGACGCCCCGCCCTATTTCATCATTCTCATCGTGGGGCATGTGATCGTGGCGATGGCGCTTGCCGTGGAGCTGATGTTTCAACCTCCGATCTGGGTGCACATGGCGCTGTGGGTGCCGCTCGCCACGCTTCTCTCGCTTGCCCTTCTGCGTCCGGTCAAAGGCGGCGTGATCGGCCTGCAATGGGCGCTACGGATGCACGGCTTCGACCCGGAGAACGCCGATGCCGCCGACAAGAACGTCGATACGGCCTGGCAATGA
- the rnr gene encoding ribonuclease R, translated as MPKKPKSTRPRLPSEQDILNFVQEAEGKVGKREIARAFGITGPDRVALKRTLKEMADEGLIASPRKAIRASGTLPSVTVLRVIDVDDDGDLVGTPEQWDEAEGKPPRVRLPLPPAGKRRGKPTAGVGDRVLTRIERSGHDGPYRGRIMKLLERVPDRIVGIFKADAGEQGGGRIVPTNRRAKEYIVPPSEAAGAVDGELVAVEPLSKKRLGLPSARVSERIGDVSSEKAISLIALEENNIPYVFPQRVIDEAEAAKPAGMEHRNDWRDLPLITIDPADARDHDDAVYAKPDPDNEGGHIVTVAIADVAYYVRPGSAMDKEAVKRGNSVYFPGRVVPMLPERISNDLCSLREGEDRPALAVRMVFDKNGRKTSHRFTRIMMRSAAALSYEESQAAIDGRPNERTQPLLDTVLKPLWDAYEVLKAGRDSREPLELDVPERKVQLDESGAIQRVYVPPRLDAHKLIEEFMIQANVAAAEELEGRNSPLVYRIHDEPSFDKLEGLRDFLGSLDMSLPKKGNLRPSEFNTILKSVADTAHSILVNEVVLRSQSQAQYSTQNIGHFGLNLRRYAHFTSPIRRYADLLVHRALISALGAGEGGLGNMDEAAMEKVAAEISLAERRAMTAERDTLDRLVASWLSERVGARFFGRIRGVTRAGLFVELEESGADGFVPISTLGSEFFIYDETLHRLYGADSGATYQLGDRVEVRLAEATPYAGDLRLEMLSEGARGKPGGRPSGHNNAGRKRPGTTRPRGPRSPKRGAPSRKRK; from the coding sequence TTGCCGAAGAAACCCAAAAGCACACGTCCGCGCCTGCCAAGCGAGCAGGATATCCTGAACTTTGTCCAAGAAGCCGAGGGCAAGGTCGGCAAGCGGGAGATTGCGCGTGCTTTTGGGATCACCGGCCCCGACCGCGTGGCGCTCAAGCGCACCCTCAAGGAGATGGCGGACGAAGGTCTGATCGCCTCACCTCGGAAGGCGATCAGGGCCTCCGGCACCCTTCCCTCCGTCACCGTGTTGCGCGTGATCGACGTCGACGACGATGGCGATCTGGTCGGAACGCCGGAGCAATGGGATGAGGCGGAAGGCAAACCTCCGCGGGTGAGATTGCCGTTGCCACCAGCCGGCAAGCGACGCGGCAAGCCCACGGCAGGCGTCGGCGACCGGGTTCTGACCCGCATCGAGCGAAGCGGACATGACGGCCCTTATCGCGGCCGAATCATGAAGCTTCTGGAGCGTGTGCCCGACCGGATTGTCGGCATCTTCAAAGCAGATGCCGGAGAACAGGGCGGCGGACGCATCGTGCCCACGAACCGGCGCGCAAAGGAATACATCGTGCCGCCCAGCGAAGCTGCCGGCGCGGTGGATGGTGAGCTTGTTGCCGTCGAGCCGCTGTCCAAAAAGCGTCTCGGGTTGCCGTCGGCGCGGGTGTCGGAGCGCATCGGCGATGTCTCTTCCGAGAAGGCAATCAGCCTGATCGCGCTTGAGGAAAACAATATCCCTTACGTCTTCCCTCAGCGGGTGATCGACGAGGCGGAGGCCGCAAAGCCGGCCGGGATGGAGCACCGGAACGACTGGCGCGATCTTCCTCTCATCACCATCGATCCGGCCGATGCCCGCGACCACGACGATGCGGTGTATGCGAAGCCCGATCCCGACAACGAGGGCGGCCATATCGTCACCGTGGCGATCGCCGATGTGGCCTATTACGTGCGCCCCGGCTCGGCCATGGACAAGGAAGCCGTGAAGCGGGGCAATTCCGTCTATTTTCCGGGACGAGTCGTGCCGATGCTGCCGGAGCGCATCTCCAACGATTTGTGCTCGCTGCGGGAGGGAGAAGACCGGCCAGCGCTCGCTGTGCGCATGGTCTTCGACAAGAACGGCCGCAAGACCTCGCACCGCTTCACCCGCATCATGATGCGCTCTGCCGCGGCCCTCTCCTACGAAGAGAGCCAGGCGGCGATCGACGGACGTCCCAACGAGCGGACTCAGCCGCTTTTGGACACCGTCCTGAAGCCGTTGTGGGATGCCTACGAGGTGTTGAAGGCAGGGCGGGATTCGCGCGAACCGCTCGAACTCGACGTGCCGGAACGCAAGGTCCAGCTCGACGAGAGCGGCGCCATTCAGCGGGTCTATGTGCCGCCGCGCCTGGACGCACACAAGCTCATCGAAGAATTCATGATCCAGGCGAATGTGGCAGCGGCCGAGGAGCTGGAAGGCCGCAATTCTCCGCTCGTCTACCGGATCCACGACGAGCCATCCTTCGATAAGCTCGAAGGGCTGCGCGATTTCCTCGGGTCGCTCGATATGAGCCTTCCGAAAAAGGGCAATCTGCGCCCGTCCGAATTCAACACCATTCTGAAGAGCGTCGCCGACACCGCGCATTCGATTCTGGTCAACGAAGTGGTGTTGCGCTCGCAGAGCCAGGCGCAGTACTCGACCCAGAACATCGGCCATTTCGGTCTCAACCTGCGCCGCTACGCACATTTCACCTCTCCGATCCGACGTTATGCCGACCTGCTGGTGCATCGCGCGCTGATTTCTGCTCTCGGCGCCGGCGAAGGCGGCCTCGGCAATATGGATGAAGCGGCGATGGAGAAGGTCGCGGCCGAGATTTCGCTCGCCGAGCGCCGCGCGATGACGGCCGAGCGAGACACGCTCGATCGTCTCGTGGCCTCCTGGCTTTCAGAACGCGTGGGTGCGCGCTTCTTCGGCCGAATCCGCGGCGTGACCCGAGCCGGTCTTTTCGTCGAACTGGAAGAAAGCGGTGCGGACGGATTCGTGCCGATCTCCACGCTCGGCAGTGAGTTCTTCATCTATGACGAGACGCTCCACCGGCTCTACGGCGCCGATAGCGGCGCCACGTACCAGCTCGGCGATCGTGTGGAAGTGCGCCTTGCCGAAGCGACCCCCTATGCCGGGGATCTGAGGCTCGAGATGTTGAGCGAGGGCGCACGCGGCAAGCCCGGCGGAAGGCCCTCGGGGCATAACAATGCCGGACGCAAACGCCCGGGCACCACGAGACCACGGGGACCACGAAGTCCCAAAAGGGGAGCCCCGTCTCGAAAGCGCAAATAG
- the topA gene encoding type I DNA topoisomerase encodes MDLVIVESPAKAKTINKYLGPDYRVLASYGHVRDLPSKDGSVRPDEDFAMSWEVADKAKKRLSDIAEAAKSADRILLATDPDREGEAISWHVLEVLRSRKGLKDKPVARVVFNAITKRAVEEAMAHPRMIDDALVEAYLARRALDYLVGFSLSPVLWRKLPGARSAGRVQSVALRLVCERESEIERFRPQEYWSLAANLATPAKDTFVARLVAADGKKLTKLSIGDEAQAKSLKTLLEGADFSVASVESKPHSRNPQPPFTTSTLQQEAQRKLGFDASRTMQVAQRLYEGVDIGGETIGLITYMRTDGVDMAPEAVAAVRDLISGDFGKRYLPDQPRRYFVKAKNAQEAHEAIRPTDPARLPAHVERQLDRDQARLYELIWKRTVASQMSSAEMERTTIEVDAKNGEHRLGLRATGSVVRFDGFLTLYQEGRDDPDEEEDGRLPAVTAGDGLDAKSVSADQHFTEPPPRYTEASLIKKMEELGIGRPSTYAQTMTVLRDRGYVRMDKRRLMPEDKGRLVTAFLESFFRRYVEYDFTADLEEKLDKVSAGELSWQAVLRDFWRDFQGNLDDIKDIRVSEVLEALNEMLGDFVFPPREDGSDPRSCPSCGDGKLSLKLGRFGAFIGCSNYPECRYTRQITEPDAEGEVAQQAMTAEGMPLGEDPETGESVILRSGRFGPYVQLGPDPAKGEEKPKRSSLPRGWQADEMTLEKALQLLSLPREIGSHPETGKPITAGLGRYGPFVSHDGKYANLESIEDVFTVGANRAISLLAEKKGRGRSGAKELKALGEHPDGGAVAVMEGRYGPYVNHGKINATLPKDKDPQTITLEEALELIEAKAAKGGKTKKATARKTPAKKSTAKKPAASKTKSAKAKAKAEG; translated from the coding sequence ATGGACCTCGTGATTGTCGAATCGCCCGCTAAGGCGAAGACGATCAATAAGTATCTCGGCCCCGATTATCGGGTGCTCGCCTCCTATGGGCATGTGCGAGATCTGCCTTCCAAAGACGGCTCGGTGCGGCCCGACGAGGACTTCGCCATGTCGTGGGAAGTCGCCGACAAGGCCAAGAAGCGTTTGAGTGACATCGCGGAGGCGGCCAAGTCTGCCGACCGCATTCTGCTCGCCACTGACCCCGATCGCGAAGGCGAAGCCATTTCCTGGCACGTGCTCGAGGTGCTGCGCTCCCGCAAAGGCTTGAAGGACAAGCCCGTGGCCCGCGTCGTCTTCAACGCCATCACGAAGCGCGCAGTGGAAGAGGCGATGGCGCATCCGCGCATGATCGACGATGCGCTGGTGGAGGCTTACCTCGCCCGCCGCGCACTCGACTATCTCGTCGGCTTTTCCCTGTCGCCGGTCCTATGGCGCAAGCTGCCCGGCGCGCGTTCCGCCGGACGCGTGCAATCGGTGGCGCTGCGTCTCGTCTGCGAGCGCGAATCGGAAATCGAACGGTTTCGGCCGCAGGAATATTGGTCGCTGGCGGCCAATCTCGCGACACCGGCCAAGGATACCTTTGTCGCCCGTCTCGTCGCTGCAGACGGCAAGAAGCTGACCAAGCTCTCCATTGGGGACGAGGCGCAGGCAAAAAGTCTGAAGACCCTTCTCGAAGGGGCGGATTTTTCCGTCGCGAGCGTCGAATCGAAACCGCATTCGCGCAATCCGCAGCCGCCTTTCACCACCTCGACCCTGCAACAGGAAGCACAGCGCAAGCTCGGCTTCGATGCGAGCCGCACGATGCAGGTCGCCCAGCGCCTCTATGAGGGCGTGGATATCGGCGGCGAGACGATCGGCCTCATCACTTATATGCGAACCGACGGCGTCGACATGGCACCGGAAGCGGTCGCGGCCGTGCGCGATCTGATCAGTGGCGATTTCGGCAAGCGCTATCTGCCCGACCAGCCGCGGCGCTATTTCGTCAAGGCAAAGAACGCGCAGGAGGCGCACGAAGCGATCCGGCCGACAGATCCGGCGCGCTTGCCCGCCCATGTCGAACGTCAGCTCGATCGCGATCAGGCCAGGCTCTACGAGCTCATCTGGAAGCGCACCGTCGCCAGCCAAATGAGCTCTGCGGAGATGGAGCGCACGACAATCGAAGTCGATGCGAAGAACGGCGAGCATCGCCTCGGCCTTCGAGCGACGGGTTCGGTGGTGCGCTTCGACGGCTTTCTGACCCTCTACCAGGAGGGTCGCGACGACCCCGACGAGGAGGAGGATGGGCGTCTGCCGGCCGTCACCGCCGGCGATGGTCTCGACGCGAAATCCGTCAGTGCCGACCAGCACTTTACCGAGCCACCTCCCCGCTACACGGAAGCCTCTCTCATCAAGAAGATGGAAGAGCTCGGTATCGGCCGCCCGTCCACTTACGCGCAGACGATGACCGTTCTGCGCGATCGCGGCTACGTGCGGATGGACAAGCGGCGCCTCATGCCGGAGGACAAGGGCCGGCTCGTGACGGCCTTCCTGGAGAGCTTTTTCCGGCGCTATGTGGAATACGACTTCACCGCCGATCTTGAAGAGAAGCTCGACAAGGTTTCCGCCGGCGAACTCTCCTGGCAGGCGGTGCTGCGCGATTTCTGGCGCGACTTTCAGGGCAATCTGGACGACATCAAGGACATCCGCGTGTCGGAGGTTCTCGAAGCGCTCAACGAAATGCTGGGCGACTTCGTCTTCCCGCCGCGTGAAGACGGCAGCGACCCCCGCAGCTGTCCCAGCTGCGGCGACGGCAAGCTATCTTTGAAGCTTGGGCGTTTCGGCGCCTTCATCGGCTGCTCCAACTACCCCGAGTGCCGATACACGCGCCAGATCACCGAGCCCGATGCGGAGGGTGAGGTCGCGCAACAGGCGATGACGGCGGAAGGGATGCCGCTCGGCGAGGATCCGGAGACCGGAGAATCGGTGATTTTGCGCTCCGGCCGCTTCGGCCCCTATGTTCAGCTCGGTCCCGATCCCGCGAAAGGCGAAGAAAAACCGAAGCGCTCGAGCCTGCCGCGCGGCTGGCAGGCCGACGAGATGACGCTCGAAAAAGCCCTTCAACTGCTCTCGCTGCCCCGCGAGATCGGCAGCCATCCGGAAACCGGCAAGCCGATCACGGCGGGTCTCGGGCGCTACGGCCCGTTCGTCTCGCATGATGGAAAATACGCCAATCTGGAGAGCATCGAAGACGTTTTCACTGTGGGCGCAAACCGGGCCATTTCTCTCCTCGCCGAGAAGAAAGGGCGCGGACGTTCCGGGGCGAAAGAGCTGAAGGCACTTGGCGAACATCCCGATGGCGGCGCTGTCGCTGTGATGGAGGGGCGCTACGGCCCCTACGTCAATCACGGCAAGATCAACGCGACGTTGCCCAAGGACAAGGATCCGCAAACGATCACGCTGGAAGAAGCGCTCGAGCTGATCGAGGCCAAGGCGGCGAAGGGTGGCAAGACGAAGAAGGCCACCGCTCGCAAGACGCCAGCCAAGAAAAGCACGGCGAAGAAGCCGGCTGCATCCAAAACCAAAAGCGCCAAGGCGAAAGCCAAGGCAGAAGGCTGA
- the dprA gene encoding DNA-processing protein DprA — translation MSTPPPEGVRLTAEQRRAWLRLIRSENVGPQTFRSLINHFGSASAALEALPDLSRRGGARRNIRIASEDDIDRELAAAERAGARFIGMGEPDYPPWLRHADQPPPLICMRGASEVLARPAIAIVGARNASLAGQRMAQRLASGLGEAGFSIVSGLARGIDQSAHQAALATGTVAVFAGGVDVVYPEEHRPLLDKILAQRGAAISEMAMGWQPRARDFPRRNRIIAGMSLATVVVEAAERSGSLITARLALEQNREVMAVPASPLDPRAAGTNRLLKQGAHLITEAADVIQALPQILAPPTREGFELPPEESEKQPLIEPVNDDRSRILEALGPTPVHVDELIAHTRLSARLVAVVLLELELAGRLERHPGGRISLIY, via the coding sequence GTGAGCACGCCACCCCCGGAAGGCGTTCGCCTGACGGCAGAGCAGCGACGGGCCTGGCTGCGTCTCATCAGGAGCGAAAATGTCGGTCCGCAGACATTTCGTTCTCTTATCAATCATTTCGGCTCAGCCTCTGCGGCCCTCGAAGCGCTTCCTGATCTCTCCCGTCGGGGCGGCGCGAGACGCAACATCCGGATCGCCAGCGAGGACGATATCGACCGCGAGCTCGCCGCGGCAGAGCGCGCCGGCGCACGCTTCATCGGCATGGGTGAGCCGGACTACCCGCCGTGGCTGCGTCATGCCGACCAGCCACCGCCGCTTATTTGCATGCGGGGCGCATCCGAGGTTCTGGCCCGCCCGGCCATTGCCATTGTCGGCGCCCGCAATGCCTCCCTCGCCGGACAAAGGATGGCGCAGCGTCTCGCATCCGGGCTTGGAGAGGCCGGTTTCTCGATCGTTTCCGGCCTCGCCCGCGGCATCGATCAAAGTGCACACCAGGCCGCTCTTGCGACGGGGACGGTCGCCGTCTTTGCCGGCGGCGTCGACGTCGTCTATCCGGAGGAACATCGTCCACTACTCGACAAGATCCTCGCGCAGCGGGGCGCCGCTATCAGCGAGATGGCGATGGGCTGGCAGCCGCGGGCACGCGACTTTCCGCGGCGCAACCGAATTATCGCAGGCATGAGCCTTGCGACCGTCGTCGTGGAAGCCGCAGAAAGGTCGGGCTCACTCATCACCGCACGCCTCGCGCTCGAACAAAACCGCGAGGTCATGGCCGTCCCGGCATCGCCCCTCGACCCTCGTGCGGCCGGCACCAATCGCCTCCTAAAACAGGGGGCCCATCTGATCACGGAGGCTGCCGACGTCATCCAGGCCTTGCCGCAAATCCTTGCACCGCCGACGCGAGAGGGTTTCGAACTCCCACCAGAGGAGTCCGAAAAGCAACCCCTGATTGAACCCGTAAACGATGATCGCAGTCGCATCCTCGAGGCGCTCGGGCCGACGCCGGTGCATGTCGACGAGTTGATCGCGCATACAAGGCTGTCTGCCCGCCTCGTGGCTGTTGTCCTCTTGGAACTCGAGCTTGCCGGGCGCCTGGAGCGTCATCCGGGAGGCCGGATCTCACTTATCTACTGA
- the plsY gene encoding glycerol-3-phosphate 1-O-acyltransferase PlsY, whose amino-acid sequence MTADASNWTLLLPTLIGGLVLGYLFGSIPSGLILSRLAGFGDIRKIGSGNIGATNVLRTGNKKLAAATLLADALKGTIPILIAWQWGFGPALAAAFGAFLGHCFPVWLGFRGGKGVATFFGILLPLSWPTLIAAAAIWIGTAWFTRYSSLAALLTSALTPVILFLSGQTLLAELFLAVTFILWFRHRENLRRLLNGTESKIGQK is encoded by the coding sequence GTGACCGCCGATGCGAGCAATTGGACACTTCTCCTGCCAACCCTGATCGGCGGCCTTGTTCTCGGCTACCTCTTCGGGTCCATCCCCTCCGGCCTGATCCTCTCGCGGCTGGCCGGGTTCGGCGACATTCGCAAGATCGGCTCCGGCAATATCGGAGCCACCAACGTTTTGCGGACCGGCAACAAGAAGCTCGCGGCAGCGACACTTCTGGCGGATGCGCTCAAGGGTACGATCCCCATTCTCATTGCCTGGCAATGGGGCTTTGGGCCAGCGCTGGCCGCGGCCTTCGGCGCCTTTCTCGGGCATTGCTTTCCGGTCTGGCTCGGCTTCAGGGGTGGCAAAGGCGTCGCCACCTTCTTCGGCATTCTTCTGCCGCTCTCATGGCCAACGCTGATTGCCGCAGCGGCGATCTGGATCGGGACCGCCTGGTTCACGCGCTATTCGTCCCTTGCAGCGCTGCTGACGAGCGCATTGACGCCTGTCATCCTCTTCCTCAGCGGCCAGACACTCCTGGCCGAGCTCTTCCTCGCGGTCACTTTCATCTTGTGGTTCCGGCATCGGGAGAACCTTCGTCGTCTCCTCAACGGCACCGAATCGAAGATCGGGCAGAAGTGA
- a CDS encoding dihydroorotase, whose product MARPILLTNARIVDPARGLDSPGAVVVSDGRIVAAGPEAHNHGVPEGWEVVDCTGKTIIPGLVDMRVFVGEPGAEHLETLETASRAAAAGGVTTIVTMPDTDPVIDDPALVDFVLRRATHNALVHVHPMAAISKGLKGDELSEFGLLKDAGAVAFSEGRKSLRSAQVMRNALTYARDFDALIVHHTQDADLARAGVMNAGEVATRLGLPGIPREAETIMLDRDLRLAKLTRGRYHAAQLSCADSIAVLRQAKENGVGVTAGAAIAHLALNEGDIGSYRTFFKMSPPLRSEDDRQAMVAALADGTLDVIVSGHDPQDVEGKRQPFAEAADGAVGLETLLSVGLRLVHSGEVPLIRLIEAMATTPARLLGLPVGTLRPGAPADLAIVDLDKPWVVKEESLHSRSKNTCFEGARLTGRVVRTLVAGKTVYPYGEGQRN is encoded by the coding sequence ATGGCCCGTCCAATTCTTCTCACCAATGCCCGCATCGTCGATCCCGCACGCGGTCTCGACAGCCCAGGCGCCGTCGTCGTCTCCGACGGGCGCATCGTCGCCGCGGGTCCCGAAGCTCATAACCACGGTGTCCCCGAAGGCTGGGAGGTGGTCGACTGCACCGGCAAGACGATCATCCCGGGCCTGGTCGATATGCGGGTCTTCGTGGGCGAACCCGGCGCCGAACATCTGGAAACGCTGGAAACCGCAAGCCGTGCGGCGGCGGCCGGCGGCGTCACCACAATCGTCACCATGCCGGACACGGATCCGGTGATCGACGATCCCGCCCTCGTCGATTTCGTCCTGCGCCGCGCCACGCACAACGCGCTCGTGCACGTTCATCCGATGGCGGCGATCAGCAAAGGCCTCAAGGGAGATGAACTCTCCGAGTTCGGTCTCCTCAAGGACGCCGGCGCGGTCGCCTTTTCCGAGGGGCGAAAATCCCTTCGTTCCGCCCAGGTGATGCGCAATGCCCTCACCTATGCGCGCGATTTCGATGCGCTCATCGTCCACCACACCCAGGATGCCGACCTCGCCCGTGCGGGGGTCATGAATGCCGGCGAAGTCGCGACGCGGCTCGGGCTTCCGGGGATTCCGCGGGAAGCGGAAACGATCATGCTCGACCGCGACCTGCGGCTGGCGAAACTCACCCGCGGGCGCTACCACGCCGCCCAGCTTTCCTGCGCGGATTCTATCGCCGTGCTGCGCCAGGCGAAAGAGAATGGTGTGGGCGTGACAGCGGGAGCAGCGATCGCCCATCTCGCTTTGAACGAGGGCGATATCGGATCCTACCGAACGTTCTTCAAAATGTCGCCTCCGCTCAGAAGCGAGGATGACCGGCAGGCGATGGTGGCAGCACTTGCCGACGGCACGCTCGACGTCATCGTCTCGGGCCACGACCCACAAGACGTGGAAGGAAAGCGGCAGCCATTCGCGGAGGCAGCGGACGGAGCTGTGGGCCTGGAAACCCTCCTCTCGGTCGGCTTGCGTCTCGTCCATAGCGGCGAGGTCCCTCTGATACGTCTCATCGAAGCGATGGCGACGACGCCCGCCCGCCTTCTCGGTCTGCCGGTTGGGACACTTCGCCCTGGCGCGCCGGCGGATCTCGCGATCGTCGATCTCGACAAGCCATGGGTCGTGAAGGAAGAAAGCCTGCATTCCCGCTCGAAGAACACCTGCTTCGAAGGGGCGCGGCTGACTGGCCGGGTGGTTCGCACACTGGTTGCCGGCAAAACCGTCTATCCTTATGGAGAAGGGCAACGGAATTAG